A stretch of Telopea speciosissima isolate NSW1024214 ecotype Mountain lineage chromosome 11, Tspe_v1, whole genome shotgun sequence DNA encodes these proteins:
- the LOC122645049 gene encoding uncharacterized protein LOC122645049: MEAYLKSLGYGVWLAVKNGYIPPTTDIVVESEMKKLENDAKALNARHNSLSTNEFARVVGCATSKEIWDKLQSIHESDERIKEAKLQHYRAQFESLKMTEEETIGIGEQITDAVVVKKILRSAPEVYNAKVSAIEESRNLNQLSLNDLQANLTAYEMRMVKPKTTRSGSDDSNDELTAYLAKRLKKGHGKYKAKLPLKCFNCGGIGHFASKCPKKGKINLTDDEEESEPKKGKKKYVSSKKNYFKKKSLMTKKDNNTSEEESDEEESEDERYETLFMTYGSNTSHKSYEKSDEEEEFEGQCDREVELFHALT; the protein is encoded by the exons ATGGAAGCATATTTAAAGTCTCTGGGCTATGGTGTGTGGCTAGCAGTGAAGAATGGCTATATTCCACCTACCACAGACATTGTTGTTGAAtctgaaatgaagaagttagaAAATGATGCTAAGGCACTGAATGCTCGCCATAACTCTCTATCTACAAATGAGTTTGCAAGAGTTGTAGGTTGTGCTACATCTAAGGAAATATGGGACAAGTTGCAAAGTATACATGAAAGTGATGAAAGGATTAAAGAAGCAAAGCTACAACACTACAGAGCTCAGTTTGAAAGTCTAAAGATGACTGAAGAAGAGACGAT AGGCATAGGTGAGCAGATAACAGATGCAGTTGTAGTAAAGAAAATCCTTCGATCTGCACCTGAAGTATACAATGCCAAGGTGTCGGCCATTGAGGAATCAAGGAATCTAAATCAGTTGAGTTTGAATGACTTGCAAGCAAATTTGACAGCCTATGAGATGAGGATGGTTAAGCCCAAGACCACAA GAAGTGGTTCTGATGACTCAAATGATGAGTTGACTGCCTACCTTGCTAAGAGGTTGAAGAAGGGACATGGTAAGTATAAGGCAAAGCTTCCCTTGAAATGTTTCAATTGCGGTGGTATAGGACATTTTGCTTCAAAATGCCCTAAGAAAGGCAAAATCAACCTCactgatgatgaagaagaaagtgagccaaagaagggaaagaagaagtaTGTTTCCAGTAAGAAAAACTActtcaagaaaaagagtttgatGACAAAGAAAGACAACAACACTTCTGAGGAAGAATCagatgaagaagaatctgaagatGAGAGATATGAAACATTGTTTATGACCTATGGAAGTAACACCTCTCACAAGAGTTATGAAAAATCTGACGAAGAAGAGGAATTTGAAGGTCAATGTGATCGTGAGGTTGAACTATTTCATGCTTTAACATaa
- the LOC122645051 gene encoding secreted RxLR effector protein 161-like, with product MEDNKPVSTPMVVGCKMSLNDESASVDQTKYRSMIRSLLYLTASRPDIMQSVCLVARFQSNPKETHLLAVKRIFRYIRGTMEYGLWYPKTENFSLTAFSDADWAGSIDDRKSTSGGALFLGKSLVAWHSKKQESVSLSTAEAEYIATTASCTQVLWMQRQISDFGLSSDGPVTIMCDNMSAINISKNPVQHSRTKHIDIRYLFLKEKITSNAVRLEFVSTTDKVADIFTKPLPKDNFERL from the coding sequence ATGGAGGATAACAAACCAGTAAGTACCCCCATGGTTGTTGGTTGTAAGATGAGTTTAAATGATGAGTCAGCTTCAGTGGATCAAACAAAATACAGGTCAATGATTAGGAGTTTACTGTATCTGACAGCATCACGACCTGATATAATGCAGTcagtttgtttggttgcaaggttTCAATCCAATCCTAAGGAGACACATCTATTGGCAGTTAAGAGGATTTTCAGGTACATTAGAGGCACAATGGAATATGGGTTGTGGTACCCAAAAACTGAGAATTTCTCTCTTACAGCATtttcagatgcagattgggctgggaGTATAGATGACAGAAAAAGCACTAGTGGTGGTGCActctttttgggaaaaagtttgGTGGCATGGCATAGTAAAAAGCAAGAATCTGTTTCACTTTCTACAGCTGAGGCCGAGTATATTGCAACAACGGCTAGTTGTACACAAGTATTGTGGATGCAAAGGCAGATTTCAGATTTCGGTCTTTCAAGTGATGGACCTGTGACTATTATGTGTGATAATATGAGTGCCATCAACATTTCCAAGAACCCTGTGCAACATTCaagaaccaagcatattgatatTAGATATCttttcttgaaagaaaaaatcacatCGAATGCAGTGAGATTGGAATTTGTGTCTACAACTGACAAAGTagctgacatcttcaccaagcCACTCCCAAAAGACAACTTTGAGAGGCTTTGA